One window from the genome of Musa acuminata AAA Group cultivar baxijiao chromosome BXJ1-4, Cavendish_Baxijiao_AAA, whole genome shotgun sequence encodes:
- the LOC135650909 gene encoding 3-oxo-Delta(4,5)-steroid 5-beta-reductase-like, whose translation MSWWWAGAIGAARKKLEDDSSSTVPKYESVAIVIGATGIVGTSLVDILPLADTPGGPWKVYAVSRRPPNSAILPYSYSPADAEAPVAADTLRVQHIQCDVLDAADAVAKLSPLTDVTHLFYVAWANRLTEAENRVVNSAMLRNVLSAVVPSAPNLCHVCLQTGRKHYVGPFEAVGKALAHDPPFREDLPRLPVPNFYYDQEDILFDELSKKEGAVTWSIHRPTTIFGFSPTSLMNLIGTLCVYAAICRKEGAPLKWFGSRTTWDGFNDASDADLIAEQQIWAAVDPYAKNEAFNISNGDLFKWKHLWAALADQFGLESVGYEGEASRFKLEDAMRGKEAVWAEIVAENELVPTKLEEVASWWFADVVLGLELAHLDSMNKSKEHGFLGFRNTVASFNSCIDKMKAFKIVP comes from the coding sequence ATGAGCTGGTGGTGGGCGGGCGCCATTGGCGCGGCCAGGAAGAAGCTGGAGGATGACTCCTCCTCCACCGTCCCCAAGTACGAGAGCGTGGCCATCGTCATCGGTGCCACGGGTATCGTCGGCACCTCCCTCGTCGACATCCTCCCGCTCGCCGACACCCCCGGCGGCCCCTGGAAGGTCTATGCCGTCTCCCGCCGCCCCCCTAATTCTGCTATTCTCCCCTACTCCTACTCCCCGGCTGACGCCGAGGCCCCTGTTGCCGCCGATACTCTCCGCGTCCAGCACATCCAGTGCGACGTCCTCGACGCCGCCGACGCCGTCGCCAAGCTCTCCCCGCTGACCGACGTCACCCACCTCTTCTACGTCGCCTGGGCCAACCGCCTCACCGAAGCCGAGAACCGCGTCGTCAACTCCGCTATGCTCCGCAACGTCCTCTCCGCCGTCGTCCCTTCGGCGCCCAACCTCTGCCACGTCTGCCTCCAGACCGGCCGCAAGCACTACGTCGGTCCTTTCGAGGCCGTTGGCAAGGCTCTTGCTCATGATCCGCCCTTCCGCGAGGACCTTCCTCGCCTCCCTGTCCCCAACTTCTACTACGATCAGGAAGACATCCTGTTCGACGAATTATCCAAGAAGGAGGGCGCCGTGACCTGGTCGATCCACCGCCCCACGACCATCTTTGGCTTCTCCCCCACCAGCCTCATGAATCTAATCGGCACCCTCTGCGTCTACGCGGCCATCTGCCGGAAGGAAGGAGCGCCCTTGAAGTGGTTCGGCAGCCGGACGACATGGGACGGTTTCAACGACGCGTCAGATGCTGACCTCATCGCCGAGCAGCAGATCTGGGCGGCTGTCGACCCGTACGCCAAGAACGAGGCGTTCAATATCAGCAACGGGGACTTGTTCAAGTGGAAGCATCTGTGGGCGGCTCTTGCGGATCAGTTTGGGTTGGAATCCGTGGGGTACGAGGGGGAAGCGAGCCGATTCAAGCTGGAGGACGCGATGAGGGGGAAGGAGGCGGTATGGGCGGAGATCGTCGCGGAGAATGAGCTGGTGCCGACAAAGCTGGAGGAAGTGGCGAGTTGGTGGTTCGCTGACGTAGTTCTGGGCCTCGAGCTGGCGCACCTCGACAGCATGAACAAAAGCAAGGAGCATGGATTCTTGGGGTTCCGCAACACGGTAGCTTCTTTCAATTCTTGCATCGATAAGATGAAGGCTTTCAAAATCGTTCCTTGA
- the LOC135650924 gene encoding uncharacterized protein LOC135650924, with amino-acid sequence MRKLKFHEKKLLKKVNFIEYKREGGHREALVTRRYHLTERDDYKKYSSICRMVQKLVHNLKQMDPRDPFRIEMTDGLLEKLYNMGVISTKKSLAKCDKLSVSSFCRRRLATVLVYLKFAEHLREAVTYIEQGHVRVGPDVVTDPAFLVTRNMEDFVTWVDSSKIKRKVMEYNERLDDYDALNA; translated from the exons ATGAGGAAGTTGAAATTCCATGAGAAGAAGCTACTCAAGAAGGTCAACTTCATCGAGTACAAACGCGAAGGTGGCCACCGTGAAGCCCTTGTCACGCGCCGTTACCATCTCACCGAGAGAGATGACTACAAGAA GTATTCAAGTATATGTAGGATGGTGCAGAAGCTAGTGCATAACTTGAAGCAAATGGATCCCAGAGACCCTTTCCGTATCGAGATGACGGATGGATTGCTGGAGAAGCT CTATAATATGGGTGTTATTTCAACAAAAAAGAGCTTAGCAAAGTGCGACAAACTTTCAGTTAGTTCATTCTGTAG GCGCAGGCTAGCCACAGTTTTGGTATACCTAAAGTTTGCTGAGCATCTGAGAGAGGCTGTAACATACATTGAGCAAGGCCATGTCCGGGTAGGCCCAGATGTGGTAACAGATCCGGCATTTCTTGTGACGAGGAACATGGAAGACTTTGTGACTTGGGTGGACTCTTCTAAGATCAAGAGGAAAGTGATGGAGTACAATGAGAGATTGGATGACTATGATGCGCTGAATGCCTAA
- the LOC135650914 gene encoding protein SHORT-ROOT 1-like, translating to MDAVFRLFRLQTSDPQSCQNSSSKSSKAHSKQQHHHHYYIHTSCLHQQEQCQEECGVGRCHLYMDEEDFSSSSSSSKHHRRRPLSASASASTDTTPTPTPLFNPNDLSLLRDLSLDFSPASSSSANASSAGGRLASHLLPECARAVAERDSQRVQQLMWMLNELSTPYGDVDQKLASYFLQGLFARLTSSGPRTLLSLSAASDHNCSFDSTRRTALRFQELSPWSSFGHVAANGAILESFLQSSSSSRTQRFHILDLSNTFCTQWPTLLEALATRSSDDTPHLSITTVVSSPSSSSSSAPSSSMQRVMKEIGQRMEKFARLMGVPFRFNVVNHPGNLLDLDLDRLDLREGGAAALAINCVNTLHGVSPAGCRRDTLFAAFRRLQPRILTIVEEEAELDAAAGGEEDRDAFLKVFGESLRFFSAYYETLEESFPRTSNERLALERAAGRAVVDLVACPAAESTERRDTAAGWSRRMQAAGFESAQFSDDVADDARALLRRYRKGWSMRVAEVAGRDAGIFLEWKEQPVVWASAWKP from the coding sequence ATGGACGCCGTATTTAGATTGTTTAGACTGCAAACATCTGATCCACAGTCTTGCCAAAATTCCAGCTCGAAATCCTCTAAAGCTCACTCAAagcagcagcaccaccaccaTTACTACATCCATACAAGCTGTTTGCACCAACAAGAGCAGTGTCAAGAAGAATGCGGCGTCGGCCGCTGTCATCTTTACATGGATGAAGAagacttctcctcctcctcctcctcgtcgaagCACCACCGACGCCGTCCtctctccgcctccgcctccgcctccaccgACACCACACCGACCCCGACACCACTTTTTAATCCTAATGACTTGTCGCTTCTCCGGGACCTCAGCCTCGACTTTTCCCCCGCGTCCTCTTCGTCGGCCAATGCCAGCAGCGCCGGCGGCCGGTTGGCGTCGCATCTGTTGCCGGAATGCGCGCGCGCCGTCGCGGAGCGCGACAGCCAGAGGGTGCAGCAGTTGATGTGGATGCTGAATGAGCTCTCCACCCCTTATGGCGACGTGGATCAGAAGCTGGCCTCTTACTTTCTCCAGGGCCTGTTCGCCCGCCTGACGTCCTCTGGCCCGCGCACCCTCCTCTCCCTCTCTGCCGCCTCTGACCACAACTGCTCCTTTGACTCCACCCGCCGAACCGCCCTCCGTTTCCAGGAGCTCAGCCCCTGGTCCTCCTTCGGCCACGTCGCCGCCAACGGCGCCATCCTCGAGTCCTTCCTACAGAGCTCGTCTTCGAGCCGCACGCAGAGGTTCCACATTCTCGACCTCAGTAACACCTTCTGCACGCAGTGGCCGACGCTTCTTGAGGCCCTCGCCACGCGATCGTCCGATGACACGCCGCATCTGTCCATCACCACCGTCGTGTCGTCaccctcgtcgtcgtcgtcgtcagccCCGTCGTCCTCTATGCAGAGAGTCATGAAGGAGATCGGGCAGCGAATGGAGAAGTTCGCGAGGCTGATGGGTGTCCCGTTCCGGTTTAACGTAGTTAATCACCCCGGAAACCTGCTGGATCTCGATCTCGACCGGCTCGACCTCCGGGAAGGCGGTGCCGCCGCGCTCGCCATCAACTGCGTCAACACGCTCCACGGGGTCTCCCCTGCCGGCTGCCGCCGAGACACTCTCTTCGCCGCCTTCCGCCGGCTCCAGCCGAGGATCCTCACGATCGTCGAGGAGGAGGCCGAACTCGACGCCGCCGCGGGAGGGGAGGAGGACAGGGATGCGTTCCTGAAGGTGTTCGGCGAGAGCTTACGCTTCTTCTCGGCGTACTACGAGACGCTGGAGGAGAGCTTCCCGCGGACGAGCAACGAGCGGCTGGCGCTGGAGCGGGCGGCGGGACGGGCGGTAGTGGACCTCGTGGCGTGCCCGGCGGCGGAGTCTACGGAGCGAAGGGACACGGCAGCCGGGTGGTCGAGGCGGATGCAGGCGGCGGGGTTCGAGTCAGCGCAGTTCAGCGATGACGTGGCCGACGATGCAAGAGCGCTGCTAAGGAGATACAGGAAGGGTTGGTCAATGAGGGTAGCGGAGGTGGCAGGTAGAGACGCCGGGATATTCTTGGAGTGGAAGGAGCAGCCGGTGGTGTGGGCGAGCGCATGGaagccatga